A stretch of DNA from Methanogenium sp. S4BF:
GCTGAGATATCAGATGAAGCATGGGAGTTTATCAGAACATTTCTCCCGGGCCCGGTAACGGTCGTTCTCCCGGTAAAAAGCTGTCTGCCACCCGTTCTCTCCGGAGGAACGGGGATGATTGGAATACGGATGCCTCAGAACAAAATAACATGCGATATCATTGCAGAACTGGATGCCCCCATCACTGCCACCAGTGCCAATCTTTCCGGGACGATGGCGCCAGTCTCAAAAGAACAGGTTAATGTGCCGTATGACCTCTTCATTGAAGGAGGGGAACTCTCCGGTACGCCAAGTACGGTGGTTGATCTCGCGGCGCGAAGAATACTGCGTCCGGGGGATGACATTGAAAGGATTGCTGCTTTTCTCAGAACACTGGAGTGAACAGGGATGAAACCAATACGATTACGCGATTTTATCGAAGATACCGATGGACGAATATACGCAGTAGCAGCATATGACAACACGGAGCGGGTTGGCTGTATTCTCCGGTATGTGCCCGATGACAACGGGGAGCGGACAGGCCCTGAAGGTACGAAATATAAAAAAATGGATTTTGAAGATGCATTTGCCTATCTTGCAGAGCATAAACCTGAGTACCTCGATACCGTCCACCGCATCCCCCATACTGATATTGCACGGGTCATTAAACCCGAAGAAGAGATACTCCATGTGGCTGCAACGAATGAGCAGGTGATGCAGCTCCTCCCGGTATTTAACGTATCAATCGAAAAGATCGGCTGCACCGGCTCTCTTCTGTGCGGTCTGGGAAACGAATCGTCAGACATCGATATGGTCGTCTATGGTTCTGCATGGTTTACCGCACAGGAGAATCTCAAAAGAAGTGTGGAAGCAGGAGAAGTCTCCGGCCTCTCAGAAGAGATGTGGCAAAAAGTCTATACCAAGCGTGTTCCGGAAATTGATTACGAAACATTCCTTGCCCATGAAAAGAGGAAATGGAACAGGGGAGAGATTGAAGGCACATACTTTGACCTCCTCTATACCCGTTCCTATGAACAGATAGGCTCAGCCGGTGTTCCCAAGGGTAAGGTCTGCGGCAAAGCAACGATTGAAGCAACCGTTACGGATTCATCGCTCGCCTTTGATAACCCTGCGGTATATTTTGTCGACCATGAGGAGATCAGCAGGGTGCTGTCCTTTACCCATACCTATAGCGGTCAGGCCCTCAAAGGAGAAGTCATCGAAGCAACCGGTGTGGTCGAAGAGCATGGCGATACAAAGTGGCTGATTGTTGGTACCACACGGGAAGCAAAGGGTGAGTATATCATCTCAAAGACGCTCATGGAAAGCCTTTGAATCATTCCCTTTTTGGGACGTGAAGTCCTTTGAATCATTTATCAATCGCTGTCAGAAATCCTTTTGAATCACTCATTTCTAAAGAAATCACTTAGTTTTTTTGGTCCGGATACCGTGCAGGCATCAGCGATGAAACATCCTTCGCAGGGTGCATTCCGTGGTTTTCGGGGAACCACCCCTTTGTCAATTGTCTCTGCGGTACGTATCGCCTGAAGAGCCCGGCGGCGGTCACGGGGTTCCGGGACACAGGCACGGGAGATGCCGGAGGCCAAGTATTCAAAGGTGATTTCAGAAGGAGAGAAGCCCAGCGTTTCTTCAATACAGATCATCAGGCATGCCGCACGGATGCGATCTGCGCCCCAGACACCTGCTTCCGGAGCCTCTGTCATCCGCATGACGGCACACCGTGGGGGGCTGCCGGAGAGAATACGGTCAAGCGTTCCCCCGACCCCCAGCCGTTCGGATGACACACGCACATCATATTCATCTGCGGGTTCCCATTCATGCTCTTTGCAGGCATTCACCCAGGTTTCGAGCACCTGTTTCCAGTCATCACTGATTTCAGGAGAAACCAGCCGGATATCTTCCCAGAGGGCGGCGGCATCCAGCGGATGGCCCAGTGCATACGACAGTTGTTTTGCAACAGTATACCGTTCGGGTTCAGCCTGTTCGAGTGATTTCATCAGTTCATATCGTACAGGGCAGGCATGGCACGCAACCACAGATGAGATGCTTTTCTCCCGCATAAATCAACAGATCCTGAATAAACAAAGGATTATCTGGCAAGCCGCATATAAATAATGGTATGACAAAGAGGGAAATTGCAGTGAATATTCCAAATGATCTGGATCCGGTCTATGCGAACCGGATTCAGGTTGCCTATAAAGACGATGAGTTTACGTTCGTCTTCCTTCACGAACTTCCGGGAACAAATCAGGCCCGTGCCAAAGCAATTGTCTCAATCAGCCCGAAACACGCCAAAAATTTCGCACAGGTGCTTCAGAAGAGTGTGCAGGATTTCGAGGGCAAATTCAATGAAATCAAGACAGAGAATCCGGAAAAGCAGGAAGACCCGAATGTTACGATTCGCGGGTACTCCTGATCAGACACACAAACATCCATATCACACCAATTTCATTCTAAAAATCCATATTGAAACACCACATTTATTATTTTCCAGCGTCAAATACAGTAGGCATCTGGTAAATCCAATAATATCCTGTTACTGGTTTGCCGGTTGTTCCAAACAGAGTGCCGTTGTGGCTTAGAGGTATAGCGGCTGATTCGTAATCAGCAGGTCGGGGGTTCAAATCCCTCCAACGGCTTCCCGAATCGGGGTATGGAGCCAGATTTGGCCTTATTTTTTGTTCGTCAACCCTTAACAATACTAGTATATCCAATCATATTTGAAACTATTGCAGGAGAATGGATCTTTTCCTGGCAACACACAGTTTTCAGAAACATCATGTTTGTTTATATTCCGGGCGGCTTTGTATTTGATCAAAATATCGGCATATTTGACACATATATCAATATTAAGCAACAATACGGCATTTTTTCACATCGTGTGAACAAGTTGTGTCGCAAGATCAACTGTAGTACAGCGGTAAAATCAAAAACGAAAGATAGGATGCGGCAGTGATCAAACCACATAATTTTGGAACCACTCAAAATCGGAAATAAACTGATATCATTCGGTAGAGTCATTTCATCATGAGCGCGAGGGTATTGGTCTCTGATCTCGCCCAAAAAATTTACGCGATTAAATGGACCTTTTCTTTGTACAAATATGTACATTACACGAGGGTGTGTAAGAGAAGGGAGTGTTTTTGTGAAAATTTTTAGACAGGAGCATGGGGAATTGGGGAGCATATCTGATCAGAATCAGACAGATGAAGATTATTTTTCTCCCTCTTGCATTGCGAATTGGGATGTCCACCCCCCTGTTACGATACCTGATAGTGAAATGCCCGTGATTTTTAATAATACCAAAAAACCCTTATAGAAAACCCAAAAAAGCGAAGAGACCTATGAGCAGGTTGAACGGTTGCGGCCTTTCATGCTTGAGATATAGCTTAATAATACATTGCCCGATGACCGTTGTGATGACACGACGGCCCCATGGGGTTGGATTGTTCCCTCTGTCCAAGCCATGGGCACGCTCTGCCCATAGGAGAGCAGGGTGTGAATTTCACATGGAGGAAGGTAGATCTCTTTAGAATAGTAATGGAAGGATTCCCCATACGCCGGATATCCTGATTGAAGCTATCAATATCGATTTGCCACATGAGTTTTAGCTGCTTATTGCTATTTTTCTGTTTTTGGGCGGATACAGTTCGACATAGAGTTCATCCCTGTCCTGGAGTTTGCGCCGGTGAAGTGGCCTGAAACCTGATTCATGATTTATGATGCTTGCTTTCTAAGGGATGAAATGTCATTTTTAGAGACCATTATTCATCTTTAAATTGGTTTCTCACTTGATTTTAGGGTTTTTAATTCAAATTTCTCATTATATAATGTAATTGCAAAATATCCAACAAAAACGGAATGTTTATGCCAGCCATCGATCCATTGCATATATATTGGCTGCCCCATGAGACATTACCAACTGGCTTTCCAGAATGAGACGATTATTGATACATCAGTATAACTGGTTATACCATTCAGTAATCTCAGTTAAAAACTAGTTCTCGTTTTGGGTAGCGGTAGCGTCAATCCATTGTGGCATCCAAATGTTGTGTTATACGATGACGATAAAACAGATTCTTCTTCTGTTGGCCAAATTTATGTTGATTACGGTAATCTTTGATTCTAGAGATTATGAGATTTATAATGAATCTAATGAAATCTATGCAATAATAAAGCCTGATTTTCTTTTTGTTTGAAGTAATGTCTAGGGAAATGTATCATATAAAACGAATTCCGAGGAGTGATGTTTTTATGAAAAAATTTGAAAAAGATAAAATCGGATCTCAATTATGGGTCCGTTCATCGGGTAGATCTGCCTTCCTCATATTTGTTCTGCTGTGTATCCTAATGGTGGGAACCATAGTGCCAGGTGTTGGAGCTGAAGAAACACAGATCGATTCTGTGAGAATGAGTACTACTGGCGACAGGATTGAACTAACAAATGGGGATGTGCTTGAAAAGGACAATGGATCTCTGGTGGAAACCGAAGTCACTCCTGACACTAAAAATAATCCAACCCTTATATCTCAGGTTCCATATCCCGAAGAAAATACCTCTGGCAATTCTTCATTCTGGGGAGCCAATATGGTTGTGCAGCAGGAAGGCTCAGTTTCCATAATCAAGGAAAATAATGACCATTTTTTTGAAAGTGGTCAAATTGAATATTTTGATGGAAATACAGAGAATATTGCCGCAGAATTCACCGGTGCACCTACATCAGGGACTGTTCCTCTCACTGTCCATTTCACTGATGAATCGACCGGTGAACCCACATATTGGGCCTGGTTTTTCGGTGATGAGGAGTTTACTACGCCTTGGTCAGAGGTAACTGCCAGTGCTGAGTGGTTAGGACGTCGTGGACATAGCAGTGTCTTCCTTCCCGACAGTAGCATTGTCCTAATGGGTGGTTATGGCGGTAGCTATTACGGCTATTTGAATGACGTGTGGCGGTCGACAGATCAAGGTGCAACATGGACGCAAATAACTGCCAATGCTGAGTGGTATGGACGCAGTGATCATAGCAGTGTTGTGCTCCCTGATGGTAGCATTGTCCTGATGGGTGGTTATAGCAGTAGCGGTTACAAGGATGATGTGTGTCTATCAACAGATCAGGGTGCAACATGGACACAAATGACTGCTAGTGCTGAGTGGACAGCACGAAAGGATCATAGCAGTGTTGTGCTCCCCGATGGCAGCATTGTCCTAATGGGTGGTTATGATGCAAACGGCTACAAGAATGACGTATGGCGGTCGACAGATAAGGGAGCAACATGGACACAAATGACTGACAATGCTGAGTGGGAGGTAAGATCTGGTCATAGCAGTGTTGTTCTCCCCAATGGCAGCATTGTTCTGATGGGTGGTAAACACAGTGACTACATGAATGACGTATGGTGTTCGGTGGATATGGGTGCAACATGGACACGAATAACCTCCGATGCCAAGTGGACAGCACGAACATATCATAGTAGCGTTGCATTGCCAGATGGCAGCATTGTTCTGATGGGTGGTTATAACCGCGGTTATATATCTGACGCTGTTTGGCGCTCAACGGATATGGGGGCAACGTGGACAGAGGTTGCCACAAGCGCTAAACTACACCGATATGACCACACCAGTGTTGCCTTGCCAGATTGTAGCATTATCCTGATGGGCGGTGACAGTAATAATGATGTGCTGCGATTGACAATCGCCGGTTCATCAGAACAGAATCCGGTTCATACCTATTCGACACCCGGCACCTATATGGTGTCGCTCACTGCAACAAATGCAGGTGGCAGCAGTACAGTCATAAAAAGCGACTACATATCAGTGAGTCCGACAATTCACCCGCTGGCATTCGCTTCTTTCACCGGCACGCCCTCATCAGGTTCTGTCCCGCTTACTGTCCCGTTCACCGATGCATCAACCGGTGACCCCACCCGTTGGACTTGGCATTTCGGTGATGAGGAATTTACAGTACCATGGTCAGAGATTACCCCCAGTGCCGGATGGTCAGCACGTTCGGGTCATAGCAGTGCTGTGCTTCCCGATGGCAGCATTGTATTGATGGGTGGTTATGACCCCAATTATGGCGGTTATTACGGCAGTTGTATGAATGATGTATGGCGATCGACCGATAACGGTTCAACATGGACACAAACGACAGACCATGCCGGTTGGTCAGGAAGAAAAGAACATAGCACAGTGGTGCTGCCGGATGGCAGCATCGTCCTCATGGGGGGTTTTAGAACTGAGGGGGGCTATTACAATGACAACAGTTATCTGAATGACGTGTGGCGTTCGACAGATAACGGCATGACCTGGATGCATGTTACCGCCGATGCCGAGTGGTCGGCACGAAAAGACTTTAGCAGTGTTGCACTGCCCGATGGCAGCATTGTCCTTATGGGTGGTTATGGCAGCAGCAGCTATATGAATGACGTTTGGCGTTCGGTGGATAAGGGGACAACCTGGACCCAAATGACTGCCAATGCTGAGTGGTCGGCACGATATGGTCATAGCAGTGTTGTGATGCTGGACGGCAGTATCATCCTGATGGGGGGTTATGGCAGTGGTGGTCATGATGTGTGGCGGTCAACGGATAAGGGGAAAACATGGACACAAATGACTTCCAATGCCAAGTGGGCAGCTTATTCAGGTCATAGCAGCGTTGTATTGCCCGATGATAGCATCATCATCGTGTGTCAATCTGGAATTAATAGTGACACATGGCGATCGACGGATATGGGAGTAACATGGACGCAGGTTGCCACAAGCGATGAACTGGCACAAAGATATGATCACACCAGCGTTGCTTTGCCCGACTGCAGTGTTTTACTAATGGGTGGTCTTAGCGGAGGATATAAGAATGATGTATTGCGCTTGACGATCGCCGGTTCATCAGAACATAACCCTGTTCACACCTATTCCACATCAGGGAACTATACGGTATCACTCATTGCAACCAATGCAGGCGGCAGCAGCAAAATCACAAGGAGTGACTATGTATCAGTCACTCCAGTAATCTATCCCTCTCCAAACGCTGCTTTCACCGGAACGCCAACATCAGGTTCCAGCCCTCTTAATGTATCATTCACAGATGAATCAACCGGCGATCCAACCTGCTGGGCATGGTTTTTCGGTGACGAGGAGTTTACAGCCCCATGGTCTGAGATCACTGAGAACGCCGATTGGTCGGCACGAAAAGATCATAGCAGCGTTTTGCTTCCTGACAGGAGCATCATCCTGATGGGGGGTTCTGACAGTAGTGGCTCTCTGAATGATGTCTGGCGGTCGATGGATACTGGTACAACGTGGAAACGCGTAACAACCAATGCCGGTTGGTCTGCACGTTCTTCTCATAGCAGCGTTATACTACCCGACGGCTGTATTGTCCTTATGGGTGGTTTTGATAGCAGTTATCTGAATGATGTCTGGCGGTCAACGGATAATGGGACAACATGGATGCATGTTACTGCCGATGCCGAGTGGGCTGCACGAAAAGATCATAGCAGCGTTGTGCTCCAGGATGGCAGCATTGTCCTTATGGGTGGTTATGATGGCAGTTGTCTGAATGATGTGTGGAGATCAACAGATAAGGGGACAACATGGACACAAATGACTGCGAATGCCGAGTGGGAGGCACGATCTGGTCAAAGCAGCGTTGCGCTTCCCGATGGTAGCATCATCCTGATGGGGGGTTCTAGCAGTGGAGTCTCTCTGAATGATATATGGCGATCAACGGATAAAGGGGAAACATGGACAAAAATAACCTCCGTGACCCCTTTTACTCCAGGAAATAGTCATTCCAGTGTTGCACTTCCCGATGGGAGCATTGTCATGATTGGTAGTGCCACGTGGCGATCTACAGATATGGGGGCAACATGGACGCAAATAGCTACAAGCGGTAATCTGGTAAGAACTTGTCACACCAGTGTGGTTCTGCCTGACTGTAGTGTTGTGCTAATGGGTGGATCTTACGGAGGATATAAGAATGATGTATGGCAGCTGATGACTGCCGGGTCAACAGAACAAAATCCTGTCCACACCTACTCAACACCGGGAAACTATACGGTATCACTCATTGCAACAAATGCAGGAGGCAGCAGTAAAATTTTAAAGAGTGGATATGTATCAGTTAGCCCGACGATTCATCCGCCTCCCACAGCTTCTTTCACCGGCACACCCACGTCAGGTCCTACACAACTCAATGTATCTTTCACAGATAAATCAACTAGAAACCCCACAACTTGGGCATGGTATTTCGGTGATGAGGAATTTACAGCACCATGGTCAGAGATTGCCGGCAGTTCAGTATGGTCGGCACGAAAAGATCATACCAGCGTTGCACTGCACGATGGTGGCATTGTTCTTATGGGTGGTTATGGCGGCAGTTATCTGAATGATGTGTGGCAATCGGCGGATAATGGTACCACATGGAAAAGCGTTGTCACCAATGCACCTTGGTCGGCACGGTCTTCTCATAGTAGTGTCATACTGCCAGACGGCAGCATTGTCCTTATGGGGGGTTATGGCAGTGGGGGCTCTCTGAATGATGTCTGGAGGTCGACGGATAAGGGGGCAACATGGATGCACGTTACCGCTGATGCCGAATGGTCGGAACGAAAGGACCATAGCAGTGTTGCAATGGCTGACGGCAGCATTGTCCTGATGGGTGGTTATAGCAGTAACAGTTATAAGAATGACGTATGGCGATCAGCAGATAAGGGTTCATCATGGACACAAATGACTGCGAATGCTGAGTGGTCGGCACGGAGTGGCCATAGCAGCATTGTTCTGCCAGATGGCAGCATCGTCCTGATGGGTGGTAGCAATAAGAATGACGTGTGGCGATCAACAGATATGGGGGCAACATGGACTCAAATGACCTCCTATGCTGAGTGGTCGGCAAGAACAGATCATACCAGTGTTGCACTCTCCGATGGGAGCATCATCCTTGTAGGTGGATCTGGTGTAACTAGTGACACATGGCGGTCGACGGATATGGGGGCAACATGGACACGGGTTGCCACGAGCGCTGACCTGGCACAAAGATATGGCCACTCTACTGTTGCTCTATCCGACTGTAGTGTTCTGTTATTCGGTGGCTATAGCAGTGGATACAAGAATGATGTGTTGCGGTTGACGACCGCTGGTTCATCTGAACAAAATCCCGTCCACACCTACTCGACACCAGGGACCTATACCGTGTCACTCATTGCAGCAAATGCTGATGGCAGCAGCAAAGTCACAAAGAGTGGCTACATATCAGTGAGTTCGACAATTATCCCGCCTTCCACCGCTGCATTCACCGGCATATCCACAACAGGTTCTAGCCCACTAAATGTTTCATTCACCGATGAATCAGCAGGAAATCCTACCGATTGGGCATGGTATTTCGGTGATGAAGAGTTCACAGAACCATGGTCAGAGACTACCGCCGATACCGAGTGGTCGGCACGGAAAGAGCACAGCAGTGCCTTACTCCCTGATAGGAGCATCGTCCTCATGGGGGGGTCTGGCAGTAGTGGCTCTCTGAATGATGTGTGGCGATCGATGGATTTCGGTACAACATGGAAACGAATGAGTCCAAATGCTGGTTGGTCCAAACGATATGCACATAGCAGCGTTGCGCTATCCGACGGAAGCATTGTCCTGATGGGCGGTTATGATGGAAATTATCTGAATGACGTGTGGCGATCAACGGACAAGGGAAAAACATGGATGCATCTCACCGCCGATGCCGAATGGTCTGCTCGAAAAGATCATAGCAGCGTTGTGCTTCCTGACGGAAGCATCGTCCTCATGGGAGGTTCTGGCAGTAGTGGCTCTCTGAATGATGTGTGGCGTTCAACAGATCATGGAACAACATGGACACAGATGACTGCCAATGCTGAGTGGTCGGCACGGAGTGGCCATAGTAGTGTTGTACTGCACGATGGAAGCATCGTCCTCATGGGCGGCAGTGGAAATGATGTGTGGCGGTCAACAGATCAAGGGGCAACATGGAAACGAATGACTGCCGATGCCAAGTGGACATCATTAAAAGATCAAAGCAGTGCTGCACTTCCCGATGGGAGCATCGTAATATCAGGTGATAACACGTGGCGGTCGACGGATATGGGGGCAACATGGACGCGAGTTGCCACTAATGCTAAAATGACACGATATAGTCATACCAGTGTTGCTCTGCCTGATTGTAGTGTTGTCATGATGGGTGGCTATAGCGGTGGGTACAAGAACGATGTCTTGAATTTGAAGACCGCTGGTTCTTCAGAACAGAATCCGGTTCACACCTATTCAACACCCGGCACCTACACGGTGTCACTCATTGCAACAAACGCAGGTGGCAGCGGTAAAATCACAAAGAATGACTATGTATCAGTTAGCCCGGCAATTCATCCACCTACCACCGCTTCTTTCACCGGCACACCCACTTCAGGTCTTACACCACTCAATGTATCTTTCACAGATGCATCGACAGGTGATCCCACCAGCTGGGCATGGTACTTTGGTGATGAGGAGTTTACAGCACCATGGACAGAGATTACCGGTAGTGCCGATTGGCCGGCACGAATAGATCATAGCAGTGTTGTTCTTCCAAGTGGGAGCATTGTTCTGATGGGTGGTTATTCCAGCGGTGGCTCTCTGGATGACGTTTGGCGAACAACAGATGGCGGTGCAACGTGGAATCGCATGACAGCTGATGCCGCTTGGTCTGCCCGTTCTTCTCACAGTAGTGTCGTGACGTCCGACGGCAGCATAGTCCTGATGGGTGGTTATGATGGCAGTTATCTGAATGACGTGTGGCGATCGACAGATACGGGGGTGACATGGATGCACCTTACCGCCGATGCCAGGTGGTCAACACGAAAAGAGCATAGCAGCGTTGTGCTACCGGATGACAGCATTGTTCTGATGGGTGGTTATTCCAGCTGTGGCTCTCTGAATGACGTTTGGAGGTCCACAGACAAAGGTTCAACATGGACCCAAATGACAGCTGATGCTGAGTGGTCAGGACGATATGGTCATAGCAGTGTTGTGCTTCCTGACGGGAGCATCATCTTAGTGGGCGGTTATGATGGTACATATCTGAATGACGTATGGCGATCAGTGGATATGGGAGCAACATGGACACGAATGACCGCAGATGCTGCTTGGAATGCACGAAAAGATCATAGTAGCGCTGCATTACCTGACGGGAGCATCATCTTAGTGGGTGGCTATAATGTGAATGGTGACACCTGGCGGTCGACGAATATGGGGGCAACATGGACGCAGGTTGCCACGAGCGCTGACCTGTCACAAAGATATGGCCACACCAGCGTTGCTTTGCCCGACTGTAGTATCCTGTTATTAGGTGGCTATAGCGGGGGGTATAAGAATAATGTGTTGCGTTTGACGACCGCTGGTTCATCTGAACAGAATCCGGTTCACACCTACTCGACACCAGGGAACTATACTGTTTCAATCATTACAACAAACGCTGGTGGGAGCAGCAAAATCACAAAAAGTGACTACGTATCAGTGAAGCCGACAGTTATCCCACCTGCCAACGCTGCTTTCACCGGCACTCCAACATCAGGTTCTAGCCCACTTAATGTATCGTTCACTGATGAATCAGCAGGAAACCCTACCAATTGGGCATGGTATTTCGGTGATGAAGAGTTCACAGAACCATGGTCAGAGATTTCCGCAGATACCGAATGGTCAGCACGAAAAGATCATAGCAGTGTTGTATTACCCAATGACGGTAGCATTGTCCTGATGGGTGGTTCTAGTGGCAGCGGCAGTCTGAATGATGTTTGGCAATCGACGGATGCTGGTATAACATGGACTCGAATAACTGCCAAAACCGCTTGGTCTGCCCGTTCTTCTCATAGCAGCGTTGCGCTGCCCGACGGCAGCATCGTCCTGATGGGTGGCAATGATGGCGTTTATCTGAATGATGTGTGGCGGTCAACTGACAAGGGAGCAACGTGGACGCACCTTACCGCCGATGCTGAGTGGTCAGCACGAAAAGATCATACCAGCGTTGTGCTGCCAGATGGCAGCATTGTCCTGATGGGTGGTTCTGGCAGCAGCGGTTATCTGAATGACGTTTGGCGGTCAACGGATAAAGGGAAAACATGGATACAGATGACTGGCAACGCAGATTGGTCTGCCCGTTCTTCTCATAGCAGCGTTGTGCTACCCGATGGTAGCATCGTCCTGATGGGAGGTTCCGGCAGCGGTGGTTCTCTGAATGACGTATGGCGTTCAATGGACAAGGGTGCAACATGGACGCGAATGACCTCCGATGCCAGGTGGACGGTACGAAAAGATCATTGCAGTGTTGTACTCCCCGATGGCAGCATCATACTGGAGGGAGGATATGCTGTGAATGGTGACACGTGGCGGTCGACGAATATGGGGGCAACATGGACGCAGGTTGCCACGAGCGCTGACCTGTCACAAAGATATGGCCACACCAGTGTTGCTCTACCCGATTCCAGTGTTGTCCTGATAGGAGGCTATAGCGGTGGTTATAAGAACGATGTGTTGCGTTTGACGACCGTGGGATCGTCAGAACAGAATCCTGTTCACACCTATTCAACACCAGGGAACTATACTGTTTCACTCATTGCAACAAATGCAGGTGGCAGCAATAAAATCGCAAAAAGTGATTACATTTCAGTGAATCAGAAAATACACCCATCTGTTACCGCTGCTTTCAATGGCATGCCCCAGTCAGGTTTGGTGCCACTTACGGTTCCTTTCACTGATGAATCGACTGGCGATCCTACCTGTTGGACATGGTATTTCGGTGATGAGGAGTTTACAGCTCCCTGGTCCAAGATTTCAGGTTGCACCGATTGGCAGGCACGAAAAGATCATAGCTGTGTTACACTTCCTGACGGGAGCATTGTTCTGGTGGGTGGTTATGACGGCAGTTATCTGAATGATGTGTGGCGGTCGACAGATACAGGTACAACTTGGACCCGAACAAATGCCCATGCTAGTTGGTCTGCCCGTTCTTCTCATAGCAATGTCGTGCTTCCTGATGGCAGCATCATCCTGATGGGTGGTTATTCCAGCGGTGGCTCTCTGAATGACGTTTGGCGGTCGACGGATAATGGGGCATCATGGACGCACGTTACTGCTGATGCCGATTGGTCAGAACGTTATGATCATAGCACCGTTGTTCTGCCAGATGGTAGCATTGTCATAATGGGTGGTAATGATGCCAGTTATCTGAATGATGTCTGGCGTTCAACGGACAAGGGGGAAACATGGACACAAATGGCAGCCAATGCTGAGTGGTCAGGACGATATGGCCATACCAGCGTTGTGCTTCCTGACGGAAGCATTGTCCTGATGGGTGGTTATTCCAGCGGCGGCTCTCAGAATGATGTCTG
This window harbors:
- a CDS encoding L-threonylcarbamoyladenylate synthase, which encodes MSVVSDAVTVLRRDGLIVYPTETVYGLGADALSDYAVHRVYEVKQRPVGKPISVAVSDEDMMYAIAEISDEAWEFIRTFLPGPVTVVLPVKSCLPPVLSGGTGMIGIRMPQNKITCDIIAELDAPITATSANLSGTMAPVSKEQVNVPYDLFIEGGELSGTPSTVVDLAARRILRPGDDIERIAAFLRTLE
- a CDS encoding nucleotidyltransferase domain-containing protein; the encoded protein is MKPIRLRDFIEDTDGRIYAVAAYDNTERVGCILRYVPDDNGERTGPEGTKYKKMDFEDAFAYLAEHKPEYLDTVHRIPHTDIARVIKPEEEILHVAATNEQVMQLLPVFNVSIEKIGCTGSLLCGLGNESSDIDMVVYGSAWFTAQENLKRSVEAGEVSGLSEEMWQKVYTKRVPEIDYETFLAHEKRKWNRGEIEGTYFDLLYTRSYEQIGSAGVPKGKVCGKATIEATVTDSSLAFDNPAVYFVDHEEISRVLSFTHTYSGQALKGEVIEATGVVEEHGDTKWLIVGTTREAKGEYIISKTLMESL
- a CDS encoding Dna2/Cas4 domain-containing protein translates to MREKSISSVVACHACPVRYELMKSLEQAEPERYTVAKQLSYALGHPLDAAALWEDIRLVSPEISDDWKQVLETWVNACKEHEWEPADEYDVRVSSERLGVGGTLDRILSGSPPRCAVMRMTEAPEAGVWGADRIRAACLMICIEETLGFSPSEITFEYLASGISRACVPEPRDRRRALQAIRTAETIDKGVVPRKPRNAPCEGCFIADACTVSGPKKLSDFFRNE
- a CDS encoding DUF3467 domain-containing protein, whose translation is MTKREIAVNIPNDLDPVYANRIQVAYKDDEFTFVFLHELPGTNQARAKAIVSISPKHAKNFAQVLQKSVQDFEGKFNEIKTENPEKQEDPNVTIRGYS